One window of Oncorhynchus kisutch isolate 150728-3 linkage group LG25, Okis_V2, whole genome shotgun sequence genomic DNA carries:
- the uqcrc2b gene encoding cytochrome b-c1 complex subunit 2, mitochondrial, with product MKGIRGISQLSTRLYSAQAARKLDVAAEHVKFQPQDVQVTKLPSGLVIASLDNYSPASRIGVFVKAGCRYESPDNQGVTHLLRLAANLTTKGASAFRICRGVEAVGGSLGVTSSRENMIYSVDCLRDHIDTVMEYLINVTTAPEFRPWEVSDLTSRVKMDRALAAQSPQMGVIEGLHGAAYKNTLSNSLYCPDYMVGHVDADHMHNFIQNNFTSARMALVGLGVDHDVLKQVGEQFLNIRSGMGTAGTKAQYRGGEVRVQNGSSLVHSAVVSEGAAVGTDEVMAFSVLQHVLGAGPHIKRGSNSTSKLIQGVAKATADPFDASAFNVNYSDSGLFGVYTISQSAAAGDVIKAAIGQVKAVASGVSEADLTRAKTQLKAEYLMSLESSEGLLDAMGSQALARGVYHSPEAIAQMIDSVSATDVANAANKFVSGKKSMASSGNLVKTPFVDEI from the exons GTGACTAAACTGCCCAGCGGTCTGGTGATAGCCTCACTGGACAACTACTCCCCGGCTTCCAGGATCGGTGTGTTTGTGAAAGCTGGCTGTCGATATGAGTCCCCGGACAACCAAGGGGTCACCCACCTGCTCCGTCTGGCTGCCAACCTG actaccaaaggtgcttcagcctTCAGGATCTGTCGTGGTGTGGAAGCAGTTGGAGGAAGTCTAGG CGTGACGTCATCCAGAGAGAACATGATCTACTCTGTTGACTGTCTCAGAGACCACAT TGACACAGTGATggagtacctgatcaatgtgacCACAGCACCAGAGTTCAGGCCGTGGGAGGTGTCTGACCTCACATCCAGGGTCAAGATGGACAGGGCCCTGGCCGCACAGTCCCCCCAGATGG GTGTGATTGAGGGTCTACATGGAGCTGCTTACAAGAACACGCTGTCCAACTCCCTCTACTGCCCAGACTACATGGTTGGCCACGTCGACGCTGACCAT ATGCACAATTTTATCCAGAACAATTTCACAAGTGCAAGAATGGCTCTGGTTGGGCTTG GTGTGGACCACGATGTTCTGAAGCAGGTAGGAGAACAGTTCCTCAACATCCGCAGTGGGATGGGCACCGCTGGGACAAAGGCTCAGTACCGAGGCG gTGAGGTGAGGGTGCAGAATGGGTCCAGCCTGGTGCACTCTGCAGTGGTGTCTGAGGGGGCGGCGGTGGGCACAGATGAGGTCATGGCCTTCTCTGTACTTCAGCACGTCCTGGGGGCGGGGCCACACATCAAGAGAGGCTCCAATTCCACCTCCAAACTCATCCAGGGCGTTGCTAAGGCTACTGCAGACCCCTTCGAT GCCTCTGCTTTCAATGTCAACTACTCTGACTCTGGCCTGTTTGGAGTCTACACCATCTCCCAGTCTGCAGCAGCTGGTGAT gTGATCAAGGCAGCTATTGGCCAGGTGAAGGCTGTTGCAAGTGGGGTCTCAGAAGCTGACCTGACCCGTGCCAA GACCCAGCTGAAGGCTGAGTACCTGATGTCGTTGGAGAGCTCAGAGGGTTTGTTAGATGCCATGGGTTCACAGGCTCTGGCCAGAGGGGTCTACCACTCCCCCGAGGCCATCGCACAGATGATCGACTCGGTCTCAGCAACTGATGTTGCCAAC GCTGCAAATAAGTTTGTGTCGGGCAAGAAGTCCATGGCTTCAAGTGGAAACCTCGTCAAGACGCCCTTCGTAGACGAGATCTAA
- the LOC109869909 gene encoding uncharacterized protein C16orf52 homolog B-like isoform X1, whose product MDKLTVISGCLFLAADIFAIASIANPDWINTGDAAGKLGSLTVGLVRQCQTIHGRDRTCIPPRLPPEWVTTLFFIILGIISLTVTCGLLVLSHWYREATRYARWIAFTGMILFCMAALIFPIGFYIDEVGGQPYKLPNNTVVGSSYVLFVLSIFFTIVGLLFAGKVCLPG is encoded by the exons ATGGATAAACTCACCGTCATATCAGGATGTCTCTTTCTAGCAGCTGATATCTTTGCTATCGCCAGTATTGCCAATCCGGACTGGATCAACACAGGAGATGCAGCTGGTAAGTTAG gtTCCCTGACGGTAGGCCTGGTGCGGCAGTGCCAGACCATCCACGGTCGTGACCGGACCTGTATCCCCCCGCGGCTGCCCCCAGAGTGGGTCACCACCCTCTTCTTCATCATCCTGGGCATCATCTCCCTCACGGTGACCTGCGGCCTGCTAGTGTTATCACACTGGTACCGTGAAGCCACTCGTTACGCCCGCTGGATTGCCTTCACTGGGA tgaTCCTGTTTTGTATGGCGGCTCTTATATTTCCTATAGGATTTTACATCGATGAAGTTGGGGGACAACCTTATAaactacccaacaacacagtggtgGGGTCCTCATATGTACTCTTTGTTCTATCTATATTTTTCACTATAGTGGGACTACTGTTTGCAGGAAAGGTCTGCTTGCCTGGGTGA
- the LOC109869909 gene encoding uncharacterized protein C16orf52 homolog B-like isoform X2 produces the protein MDKLTVISGCLFLAADIFAIASIANPDWINTGDAAGSLTVGLVRQCQTIHGRDRTCIPPRLPPEWVTTLFFIILGIISLTVTCGLLVLSHWYREATRYARWIAFTGMILFCMAALIFPIGFYIDEVGGQPYKLPNNTVVGSSYVLFVLSIFFTIVGLLFAGKVCLPG, from the exons ATGGATAAACTCACCGTCATATCAGGATGTCTCTTTCTAGCAGCTGATATCTTTGCTATCGCCAGTATTGCCAATCCGGACTGGATCAACACAGGAGATGCAGCTG gtTCCCTGACGGTAGGCCTGGTGCGGCAGTGCCAGACCATCCACGGTCGTGACCGGACCTGTATCCCCCCGCGGCTGCCCCCAGAGTGGGTCACCACCCTCTTCTTCATCATCCTGGGCATCATCTCCCTCACGGTGACCTGCGGCCTGCTAGTGTTATCACACTGGTACCGTGAAGCCACTCGTTACGCCCGCTGGATTGCCTTCACTGGGA tgaTCCTGTTTTGTATGGCGGCTCTTATATTTCCTATAGGATTTTACATCGATGAAGTTGGGGGACAACCTTATAaactacccaacaacacagtggtgGGGTCCTCATATGTACTCTTTGTTCTATCTATATTTTTCACTATAGTGGGACTACTGTTTGCAGGAAAGGTCTGCTTGCCTGGGTGA